GCTAGTCGAGTTAATTTCTTTACGTGCATCTTCCTTCGCTTCAACGGAAGCGGCAGCCACTTCATCAGATGCACGGGATGCTTCGTTAGCCACATCAGCAGACGCTTTTCTCACAGAGTCCATTACGTCATTGCGGCCTTGATTTACCGTTTTTGCAATATCGGAAGTTTTGGAAGAGACCGTTTTAGCCAGTTCAGTGGCTTTGTCACTTACAACAGTTGCCACTTCTTTGGTGCGGTCAGTAACGATGCCCACTTTCTCGGAAAGGTCACCACGCAATTCACGTCCCGGTTTAGGCGCAAAGAGTAGTGCTGCTGCAGCTCCCAGCAAACCCCCGATGAAAATACCTTTTGCGAAAGTTGAACCCGTCTGTACAGGATATTGCTCTTCTGCTTTATTCATGTCTAATCACTCCTTCTTCAATTTAAGAAACAAATACGAAACAACGAACACCTTGTTGCCCGAATCAGGCAGCCTGTCTTAGCAGTCTGGACACAAGCCCCAGCAAGAAAACAAAGAGCGCTGTACCAATGATGGCAGGGATGATGGCAAAGTTACCGATAACTGGTCCCCAGTTACCAAGCAAAAGTGCTCCCAGCCAGGCTCCGGCAAATCCGGCAATCATTGCACCGATTATGCCTCCAGGCATGTTGTGACCGGCAAGTGCATCTCCGATCAAACCGATGATGACAGCCATCACAATGCTGATAATGATGCCCCACATAACAACCGCCTCCTTTAAACTTGATGTAGGATGTTGTCTGTTCGCGTTTGCTTACTTCGTATATAAACCCCGTGCAACCCTGTGAAACAATAAAGATGAGGATGAATGAATTGGAAATCAGAGGAATTCATTCTTTAGCGGCGCTGTTTAATGCCCTTAACCATGCAGAAGATCCATGCCAATCCAGCAGTAAATCCAGTAAATACATCCGTAGGATAATGAACGCCCAACATGATTCGGCTGAGGCCAATCAAGAAAATAAAACTGATACCACATAGAACAGGAAGCCACACACCGGAAGAGTTATGTCGCTGTCGTTCAATGGCCCAGATTACAAAGAGCATGCCGTAGAAGCCCATGGAGATCATGGCATGTCCGCTGGGAAAGCTGTACCCGTGAACGACCAGCAGATGATCCAGTTCAGGTCTGCTTCGTCTGAAAAATTCCTTCAATAACGTGTTCAGAATCCACATCATGGCAAAACTTCCGGTGAGCGCATATCCATATATAACAAACCTTGGACTGCGTTGAATGAAGAAAAGAAGAGCAAAACCTCCTGCAGCCACAGCAGAGATTTTGAATGAACCCAGTGCGGTTATGAATGCAGTGTAAGGGAATAGATGAAGACGTGAATCTGAATTCAGATAAAATAATTGCTGAATTTGATCATCCAGACGAATAATAACATCAGCACCCAACCAGGCACCCAGACCTGCCAGGATGAATACGACCGATGCGCTGAGGGCCAGACCAGCCAAACCCCAATTGAGGAGTGGACGTAATAATGTGCCTGAATTTGAACTGAATGAGGCTGGTGAATACGTTTTGCGCGGCATAATGAGTTTCTCCTTCAGTTATTGTAGTAGATGAACATAGATGATAAAGCTATACCCGAAATGCCTGTCGAAAAAACTGTAAAAACGTCGCTTTTGTACTATACTATTTAAGATATCCCATGCGGCGTCGTGACGCAAAGCAGAGATGAAATCGGGAGCACAAAGGAGAGAACTCGCATGGAGAGTGCCTTGTTAATTAAAGAATACCGTGCAGGCGTTATGGAATGCGCCCATTACGGACACATAAGTATTACGGATGAGTATGGCCGAATCGTATACTCGGCTGGTGACCCTCATTTCAGAGCGTTCACTCGCTCATCTGCGAAACCTTTTCAAGCCATTCCAGGTATTCGGGCAGGAATTGCCAGTCACTATGGCCTATCAGCACAGGAGATCGCCATTATGTCCTCTTCGCATCGCTCGGAACCGGAACACATTCGGGTGCTGGAGCAGTTATCCGGTAAGATCGGATTGGGAGAAGAATGCCTGATCTGTGCACCAAGCTATCCGCTTAATGAAGAAAGCCGTAATCAATGGTTACGTGGACAAGGAGAGAAACGGCGCATCTTGCACAACTGCTCCGGGAAAACATCTGGGAATCCTGGGGTACAGTCAGATGAAGCAGGTTGATCTGGGCAGTTACGCTGAACCGGATCATCCGGTACAACGTGAAATTCTTGAAACCTTTGCCGACCTGGCAGGTATTGAGGAAAAAGAGATTGAGCTTGGGACGGATGGCTGCGGCTTTCCGGTATTTTCTTTGCCGTTGTCGGCATTGTCGAATGCTTATTTGAAGCTCGCTTGTCCGGATCTTATTGCTGATCCTTCCACAAGAACAGCTGTAGAGACCATAACATCAGCTATGAATGAAC
The nucleotide sequence above comes from Paenibacillus sp. W2I17. Encoded proteins:
- a CDS encoding YtxH domain-containing protein codes for the protein MNKAEEQYPVQTGSTFAKGIFIGGLLGAAAALLFAPKPGRELRGDLSEKVGIVTDRTKEVATVVSDKATELAKTVSSKTSDIAKTVNQGRNDVMDSVRKASADVANEASRASDEVAAASVEAKEDARKEINSTSL
- a CDS encoding GlsB/YeaQ/YmgE family stress response membrane protein — its product is MWGIIISIVMAVIIGLIGDALAGHNMPGGIIGAMIAGFAGAWLGALLLGNWGPVIGNFAIIPAIIGTALFVFLLGLVSRLLRQAA
- a CDS encoding phosphatase PAP2 family protein → MPRKTYSPASFSSNSGTLLRPLLNWGLAGLALSASVVFILAGLGAWLGADVIIRLDDQIQQLFYLNSDSRLHLFPYTAFITALGSFKISAVAAGGFALLFFIQRSPRFVIYGYALTGSFAMMWILNTLLKEFFRRSRPELDHLLVVHGYSFPSGHAMISMGFYGMLFVIWAIERQRHNSSGVWLPVLCGISFIFLIGLSRIMLGVHYPTDVFTGFTAGLAWIFCMVKGIKQRR
- a CDS encoding asparaginase is translated as MESALLIKEYRAGVMECAHYGHISITDEYGRIVYSAGDPHFRAFTRSSAKPFQAIPGIRAGIASHYGLSAQEIAIMSSSHRSEPEHIRVLEQLSGKIGLGEECLICAPSYPLNEESRNQWLRGQGEKRRILHNCSGKTSGNPGVQSDEAG